One segment of Pleomorphomonas sp. PLEO DNA contains the following:
- a CDS encoding ferritin-like domain-containing protein: MKTKSLDDLFQDMLKDVYYAERKILKALPKMARGAQSPELKAAFEKHREETEVQIERLQQVFELIGKPVRGKTCPAIEGIIEEGEDVLESFAGSEALDAGLIATAQAVEHYEIARYGTLSRWAELIGQKQASKLLRETLAEEEATDLNLTKLADGSVNQAALRAA; encoded by the coding sequence ATGAAGACCAAGTCGCTTGACGATCTTTTTCAGGACATGCTCAAGGATGTCTACTACGCCGAACGCAAGATCCTCAAGGCGTTGCCGAAAATGGCCCGGGGCGCCCAGTCGCCCGAATTGAAGGCTGCCTTCGAAAAGCATCGCGAGGAAACCGAAGTTCAGATCGAGCGCCTGCAACAGGTGTTCGAACTTATTGGCAAGCCGGTTCGCGGCAAGACCTGTCCGGCCATCGAAGGCATCATCGAGGAAGGCGAGGATGTTCTTGAATCCTTTGCCGGCTCAGAAGCCCTCGACGCAGGCCTGATCGCCACCGCCCAGGCGGTAGAGCATTATGAAATTGCCCGCTACGGCACCCTGAGCCGTTGGGCGGAACTGATCGGACAGAAGCAGGCCTCGAAGCTTCTGAGGGAAACCCTCGCCGAGGAAGAGGCAACCGACCTCAACCTGACGAAGCTTGCCGATGGCTCGGTC
- a CDS encoding SDR family oxidoreductase: MNKSTEARPHYPDYPKPPFPEQTQELPGSFKLMDPKPDHGEQSWRGAGRLEGMVALITGGDSGIGRAVAIAFAREGADVAISFLTEQEDAADTARLITESGRRCLQIPGDIADPDRCRQMIEQVVKEFGRIDILVNNAAHQDTFETLDDIPDEEWQRTFAVNIHAMFYLAKAAVPHMKPGSSIINTASINADAPNPGLLAYATTKGAIQNFTGGLAQLLAEKGIRVNCVAPGPVWTPLIPASMSGEKTSKFGANYPLKRPAQPVELASTYVMLAEPMSSYVSGATIAVTGGKPLI; this comes from the coding sequence ATGAACAAATCCACTGAAGCACGTCCACACTATCCCGACTATCCGAAGCCACCCTTTCCGGAGCAGACCCAGGAGCTGCCCGGCAGCTTCAAGCTGATGGATCCCAAACCCGATCATGGCGAGCAGAGCTGGCGTGGCGCCGGTCGGCTCGAGGGCATGGTGGCGCTAATCACCGGCGGCGATAGCGGTATCGGCCGGGCTGTCGCCATTGCCTTTGCCCGTGAAGGCGCCGATGTCGCCATTTCCTTCCTCACGGAGCAGGAAGATGCCGCGGACACCGCTCGCCTCATCACCGAAAGCGGCCGCCGTTGCTTGCAGATTCCCGGCGACATTGCCGACCCCGACCGTTGCCGTCAGATGATTGAGCAGGTGGTGAAAGAGTTTGGGCGGATCGACATCTTGGTGAACAACGCCGCCCACCAGGACACGTTCGAAACGCTGGATGACATTCCAGACGAGGAGTGGCAGCGCACCTTCGCGGTGAATATTCATGCCATGTTCTATCTTGCGAAGGCCGCCGTGCCTCACATGAAACCAGGTTCGTCGATCATCAATACCGCTTCGATCAACGCCGACGCACCCAATCCCGGGCTTCTGGCTTATGCGACAACCAAGGGAGCGATCCAGAATTTTACCGGCGGCCTGGCACAACTGCTTGCCGAGAAGGGTATACGCGTCAACTGCGTCGCCCCTGGCCCTGTGTGGACGCCGCTCATCCCAGCCAGCATGTCTGGCGAGAAGACCTCCAAATTCGGGGCCAATTATCCCTTGAAGCGGCCGGCTCAGCCGGTGGAGCTTGCGTCGACTTACGTTATGCTGGCGGAGCCGATGTCGAGCTACGTGTCCGGCGCCACTATCGCGGTTACTGGCGGCAAGCCGCTGATCTGA